From Phaeodactylum tricornutum CCAP 1055/1 chromosome 11, complete sequence, one genomic window encodes:
- a CDS encoding predicted protein, with the protein MSPIYGTTSFCSLVFPAADGYLAVIRDFYEAYVVYTFLSFLIAVLGRGDRGTVVDVLAKHADHLEPPMRLLSRCYHPTLTDSPNHAKANAVLTECQILCLQFVLVRPLTSIASFVSTTLMEVHSQQDDAYSSSRAAYFKSPNFFIAMVTNVSVFLAFTGLLKFYHAVRDDLAWCQPFSKFMAIKGIVFLTFWQYLLITIFVNLHQSGQWGGDGDGDDDGAGINVVASNSTESSTSSISSGTTSDRTVREQAAEIQNILICLEMLFFSIAHWCVFPAEEWEPGYRPKTYSKPGIGLSDFVSDVGYIMSSRSESAARRKQSSSVRTDDTIVADETFGALSSLSLSENQSAVEAVPESLETDEEQGAVAFQRQYPDGKIQ; encoded by the exons ATGAGTCCCATTTACGGAACAACGTCGTTTTGCAGTCTCGTATTTCCCGCCGCAGATGGCTATCTTGCCGTAATTCGAGACTTTTATGAGGCTTACGTCGTGTACACGTTCCTGTCCTTTTTGATCGCTGTACTGGGACGGGGCGACCGCGGGACGGTCGTCGATGTGCTTGCCAAGCACGCTGATCATTTGGAGCCTCCAATGCGGCTATTGTCGCGATGTTATCATCCGACTCTGACGGATTCTCCGAATCACGCCAAAGCGAACGCGGTGCTTACAGAATGTCAAATCCTTTGTTTACAGTTTGTGCTCGTGCGTCCGTTAACTTCCATCGCGAGTTTTGTCTCCACAACTCTGATGGaagttcacagtcaacaagaCGACGCCTATTCGTCATCACGAGCAGCCTACTTTAAGTCGCCCAACTTTTTCATCGCCATGGTGACCAACGTTTCCGTCTTCTTGGCTTTTACCGGCTTGCTTAAATTTTACCACGCCGTCCGTGATGATTTGGCCTGGTGTCAACCGTTCTCGAAATTCATGGCCATAAAAGGAATCGTATTTTTGACCTT CTGGCAATACCTGCTGATCACTATTTTTGTCAACTTACACCAGAGCGGGCAATGGGGTGGAGATGGCGACGGTGATGACGACGGAGCCGGCATCAATGTCGTAGCTTCCAACAGTACGGAATCATCCACATCCTCAATAAGCTCCGGCACCACTAGTGATCGTACGGTCCGCGAACAAGCCGCAGAAATTCAAAACATCTTGATTTGCTTGGAAATGCTCTTCTTCTCCATTGCTCACTGGTGTGTCTTTCCGGCGGAAGAATGGGAACCAGGCTATCGTCCCAAAACGTATTCGAAACCCGGCATTGGACTGTCCGATTTTGTTTCCGACGTTGGCTACATAATGTCGAGTCGGAGTGAATCGGCGGCTCGGAGAAAacagtcgtcgtccgtaCGGACCGATGACACCATCGTGGCGGATGAAACTTTTGGGGCGCTGTCGTCCCTGTCGCTTTCCGAAAACCAGAGCGCAGTCGAGGCAGTACCAGAATCTCTGGAGACGGATGAAGAACAAGGGGCCGTCGCCTTCCAACGGCAGTATCCAGATGGAAAGATCCAATAA
- a CDS encoding predicted protein codes for MALSSNKAGLAGSRRRRRILKGVQVPLLRSFMLLLVVWFFNDTPSVISAFTPRRSCTAWHRSSYSLPRPLLSRNEFVLRKIQVKVDNEAPSRVEDLPSTVPFRSSSYIRSFLWTYGPYGASAVLVWRGIWDLQDIYLFPDDLITSSLLSAAIGITFGTVAFFAQHVLNDTVKTVLVAVASISYWRGVWILWDELVWPQDPTLQSAAGLAVGSAVLLAAKSFRLGVASPPILHQNDQIYLLEDPFLGPAHAAFDVAHQEEEVLHGVDGVRD; via the coding sequence ATGGCGCTCTCGTCGAACAAGGCCGGCTTAGCTGGCtctcgtcgtcgacggcgcATCCTCAAGGGAGTGCAGGTTCCGTTGCTTCGATCGTTCATGTTGCTACTCGTCGTTTGGTTTTTCAACGATACACCCTCGGTCATCTCGGCATTCACTCCTCGTCGTTCGTGTACGGCATGGCATCGCTCTTCTTACTCTCTCCCGCGGCCTTTACTTTCTAGGAACGAGTTTGTGCTCCGGAAAATCCAAGTCAAAGTCGACAACGAGGCTCCATCTAGAGTCGAGGACCTCCCTTCGACGGTTCCTTTCCGTAGTTCGTCTTACATTCGTTCCTTTCTGTGGACGTATGGTCCATACGGAGCATCCGCGGTACTGGTGTGGCGAGGGATCTGGGATCTACAGGATATATACCTCTTTCCGGATGACCTCATCACGTCCTCTCTCCTGAGTGCCGCGATTGGGATTACCTTCGGAACCGTCGCCTTCTTTGCCCAACACGTCCTGAACGATACAGTAAAAACTGTACTCGTTGCCGTTGCGTCCATTTCGTACTGGCGAGGTGTTTGGATTCTCTGGGATGAATTGGTCTGGCCACAAGACCCAACCCTGCAGAGTGCGGCTGGCCTGGCGGTCGGATCCGCCGTCTTGCTCGCGGCCAAGTCATTTCGACTGGGCGTTGCAAGTCCACCCATTCTTCATCAAAACGATCAAATCTATTTGTTAGAGGACCCCTTCCTCGGACCGGCGCACGCCGCTTTTGATGTCGCTCATCAAGAAGAGGAAGTCCTGCACGGTGTGGACGGAGTACGTGACTAG
- a CDS encoding myo-inositol 2-dehydrogenase putative (Probably catalyzing the reaction myoinositol+NAD=2,4,6/3,5-pentahydroxycyclohexanone+NADH+H), translating to MNVEAVDTKEIIKVGVIGMGRIGLVHLEAITKAPGVTPVIVSNPTVSKAEAAAKQYNIPRFTEDAMEVITDPEVDAVWICSPSQFHAEQIKACAANGKHVFCEKPIATDLPETVEAINACNEAGVKLMIGLQRRFDQNFKRVQEAVTQKEVGEPIMIKLCSRDPSPPPASYVKGGGGIFADMAVHDLDMSRFLAGSDPIDILAIGSCHIDKTIADFEGSEKFDTASCLVRYPNGVQAMIDVCRQSSFGYDQRAEVLGTEGMIQTDNVYPNTAKIYKSHFTGNADMPYDFFLSRYNEAYVTETVAFCDSLVNDTPVPCTGEDGLVALIMAIAADKSAAENRWVTFREI from the exons ATGAATGTGGAAGCGGTCGACACGAAAGAGATCATCAAAGTTGGTGTGATTGGTATGGGACGTATTGGTCTCGTTCATTTGGAAGCCATTACCAAGGCTCCCGGTGTTACCCCCGTTATCGTTTCGAATCCTACCGTTTCCAAGGCCGAGGCAG CCGCCAAGCAGTACAACATCCCCCGCTTCACGGAAGACGCCATGGAAGTCATCACGGACCCCGAGGTGGACGCCGTTTGGATCTGCTCCCCCAGTCAGTTCCACGCTGAACAGATCAAGGCCTGTGCCGCCAACGGCAAGCACGTCTTTTGTGAGAAACCGATTGCCACTGATCTGCCCGAAACCGTCGAGGCCATCAACGCCTGTAACGAAGCTGGCGTCAAGCTCATGATTGGACTGCAGCGTCGATTCGATCAGAACTTTAAGCGTGTACAGGAAGCCGTCACCCAAAAAGAAGTCGGTGAACCCATCATGATTAAACTTTGCTCGCGGGATCCTTCTCCTCCACCGGCGTCCTACGTTAAGGGCGGTGGTGGTATCTTTGCCGACATGGCCGTACACGATCTCGACATGAGTCGTTTCTTGGCCGGGTCCGATCCTATTGACATTCTTGCCATTGGATCTTGCCACATTGACAAGACCATTGCGGATTTCGAAGGCTCCGAAAAGTTCGATACCGCCAGTTGCCTCGTCCGCTACCCCAATGGGGTCCAGGCCATGATTGACGTCTGTCGTCAGAGCTCCTTCGGGTACGATCAACGGGCCGAAGTACTCGGTACCGAGGGGATGATTCAAACCGACAACGTCTACCCCAACACGGCCAAGATTTACAAATCCCATTTCACCGGAAACGCCGACATGCCCTACGATTTCTTTCTCTCGCGTTACAACGAAGCTTACGTTACGGAAACTGTTGCCTTTTGCGACTCCCTCGTCAACGACACACCCGTACCGTGCACTGGTGAAGACGGTCTCGTCGCTCTCATCATGGCCATTGCGGCCGACAAGTCCGCGGCGGAAAACCGATGGGTCACCTTTCGCGAAATC
- a CDS encoding predicted protein, translating to MGPLKKRMREAGVDDVPVVDLPEPTVDPSALPLESVQIVLQQLREQLKLHGTQTEREEWEQGLLALKTWQRAAFAKLHESERALQTQQDENQRQQRLLASLRLERTYLSQKIQVCKDFQTPNLLKMAQAEVERTVNGKGEPQRDAITAFLQADVHDPSQKQEILARLQQELNVRGGLERDVKLKQQELKDVQLNLQTKTAFLTHLPDQLAAVERVSKPLQKFVATSNLLPSAGASLIGSDRLQRLELARSLSPPLYTVFHQLQTLQDKQQSQPQAHGAPLDPLENDHTMQVRVTATHDHDRQVLLQLMVPDLSSSSRFRKCVLHFHYSVEHNVVTVLPTGCNTLLFQDVVLDDLFPDDRPDAHPDLSGKPYHWCNYMAGLHVAPSTPTEISHSVRVIVQALQRRLRANATLKYILSSLQRKSFPVIPGLATSAPAPRCSLTSLVLDKEYSTRGTDRDFNEKQYLVVLRNRNEPLEIRVRISWSRYPSVPPVWLLSPVPTEPGHLPPGAGSTTATPVPLYDDRLALLERHVNEDGLQSLLETTKSNAEEVTANDASYTWILMLQLREIMLRWDTWCDGGRPGENGIASDGGSGNRVLRGRDRRPVAL from the coding sequence ATGGGACCATTGAAAAAGCGTATGCGAGAGGCGGGGGTGGACGATGTTCCCGTAGTGGATCTTCCGGAACCCACCGTCGACCCGTCAGCCCTCCCGTTGGAGTCCGTGCAAATCGTCTTGCAACAATTGCGGGAACAGCTCAAACTCCACGGGACACAAACGGAACGAGAGGAATGGGAGCAAGGACTATTGGCACTAAAAACCTGGCAGCGTGCGGCGTTTGCGAAACTCCACGAGTCGGAGCGAGCCTTGCAAACGCAGCAGGATGAgaaccaaagacagcagcGTCTCCTGGCATCCCTCCGTCTCGAACGGACCTATTTGAGTCAAAAAATCCAAGTCTGTAAGGATTTTCAAACGCCAAACTTGTTGAAAATGGCACAAGCCGAAGTGGAACGTACAGTCAACGGCAAAGGCGAGCCGCAACGGGACGCAATCACAGCCTTTCTACAAGCTGACGTGCACGATCCGTCGCAAAAGCAAGAAATCCTGGCCAGACTTCAGCAGGAACTCAATGTTCGGGGAGGACTCGAGCGAGACGTCAAACTCAAGCAGCAAGAATTGAAAGATGTCCAGCTAAACCTGCAAACAAAGACCGCGTTTTTGACGCACTTGCCCGATCAGTTGGCGGCGGTCGAACGCGTCTCCAAACCGTTGCAAAAGTTCGTCGCCACCTCCAACCTGTTACCATCTGCCGGGGCTTCCTTGATTGGGTCAGACCGCCTGCAACGTCTGGAATTGGCGCGATCCTTGTCACCTCCGCTGTACACCGTCTTTCATCAACTCCAGACCCTGCAAGACAAGCAGCAATCACAACCGCAGGCTCACGGTGCCCCACTTGATCCTCTGGAAAACGATCACACAATGCAGGTACGCGTCACCGCGACCCACGACCATGACCGACAGGTCCTCTTGCAATTGATGGTTCCCGACCTTTCGAGCAGCAGTCGTTTCAGAAAGTGCGTCTTGCATTTTCACTACTCCGTGGAGCACAATGTTGTCACGGTTCTACCTACAGGATGCAACACACTTCTTTTTCAAGATGTAGTGTTGGACGACCTCTTTCCCGACGATCGACCCGACGCCCATCCCGATCTTTCCGGGAAACCGTACCACTGGTGCAACTATATGGCGGGTTTGCACGTAGCTCCTTCGACTCCAACTGAAATTTCCCACAGTGTTCGCGTCATTGTACAAGCGTTGCAGCGTCGATTAAGAGCTAACGCCACGCTGAAGTACATACTGTCGAGTTTGCAGCGCAAATCTTTCCCGGTCATTCCAGGGCTGGCGACGTCCGCCCCGGCTCCGCGTTGCAGTCTTACTTCCTTGGTACTCGACAAGGAATACTCCACGAGAGGAACTGATCGGGATTTCAACGAAAAGCAATACCTGGTGGTTCTAAGGAATCGGAACGAACCGCTGGAAATTCGGGTACGTATATCCTGGTCGCGGTATCCATCGGTACCACCCGTGTGGTTGCTCTCTCCTGTTCCCACAGAGCCCGGCCATTTACCTCCCGGTGCAGGGTCTACTACTGCTACTCCTGTTCCACTCTACGACGATCGTCTCGCTTTGCTTGAACGTCACGTCAACGAGGATGGCTTGCAATCTTTACTAGAGACCACCAAGTCAAATGCAGAGGAAGTCACCGCGAACGATGCATCGTATACGTGGATTTTGATGCTGCAATTGCGTGAAATAATGCTGCGGTGGGACACTTGGTGTGACGGTGGTCGACCGGGGGAAAATGGTATCGCTTCGGATGGCGGAAGCGGCAATCGTGTCCTGCGGGGACGTGACCGCCGGCCCGTGGCGCTGTAA
- a CDS encoding predicted protein: protein MEQGSTCNSSAPAETAAAPWLTCFHDTMIIFPRNVVRSTVSRWKLPYSTTLFGACSNIGYIAFRCESSKDVIPLVLLILFIAIASVLPKCYRKRCKETVPTTLHDQWTLSSTTQRTTCVPDVVDQPQHEQHFYLNQLRRKRDFLARAGDDYGYRNSPAGFIDDWRDFEFPLLISPIRLDSKVPFTEPGPAVSKNTKCGPNPSPDDNTCEQQVYADYAGAALPTRSQWKATTNETDSPLLLANPHSTGPSAGHTSLLIEQAKKRILEFFSATPGQFGGPLSSRALPDTTGISRKENQQYPQRQETFHPGYEIVFTSNATDALRIVAERFPWKTAKSTSCQCQCQQASTLVYPQDSHTSVVGMRGPVLQKGGRLMCRPATDLLLDMDKPQGVRTWSSLPNEGLRESHPCNCCKNEVTNHLLVLAAECNFSGDRKNVKRAFRRVRESSNAIETSDRWFTMLDMAKAASSAPINLRSLDPDFACVSFYKLFGMPTGLGCLLVKRGAAVELLKENQNIYFGGGSVDVLLPSTDFVVHRSGPTSLASLTNGTVHFRGIASLVHGFDALAHVGGMHSIEGHTVTLAREFASRISAMQHANCRPLVEIHSSWAKAGKALRHGPTVTFNVLRSDGAYVGFNEVSKLAALNRPPIQMRTGCFCNPGACQLALGLSDNDVRHNYEASGHVCGDQMDVINGRPTGAIRVSFGKDSIWEDADAIVTFLERIFVSVQSLDNKSNVGWDASPRRVMLSEMYIFPIKSCAAFRVKRWKFDAISTKPDFDREFALVDSSGTAMRLQSYPKMAYIQPHIDVSRRVMTVHAPGQSPLELHLDTDSSNTIEIDSVVKICGNRCGARVWGDCSVSEWFSSFLGVQCWLARHSVYGNQQVSSKYAVPSTAARRQSVAFANEQPILLISEHAVDTLNESLRAQHQKQVSSRHFRPNMVVRLVGQQFQNDALHAEDAWSTIQNNSKEIVFDVVGPCARCSMVDVDPSSGMKGNTLRALAEYRRQNGQIIFGIFLKGRTARSESEKRADMWLEEGDFFLSE from the coding sequence ATGGAACAAGGGAGTACGTGCAACAGCTCAGCACCAGCAGAGACAGCGGCGGCGCCGTGGCTGACCTGCTTTCACGATACTATGATTATCTTTCCAAGAAACGTTGTCCGATCGACGGTATCACGATGGAAGCTGCCGTATTCGACTACGCTTTTTGGTGCTTGTAGCAATATTGGGTACATCGCGTTTCGTTGCGAGTCTTCTAAAGATGTGATACCGCTGGTACTGCTGATACTGTTTATCGCAATAGCCTCGGTTTTACCAAAGTGCTATCGAAAGCGCTGCAAAGAAACAGTACCGACAACATTGCACGATCAATGGACACTTTCTTCAACCACACAGCGCACAACGTGCGTTCCCGACGTCGTTGACCAACCCCAACACGAGCAACACTTTTACCTGAATCAACTCCGGCGCAAACGAGACTTTCTGGCCCGTGCCGGAGACGATTACGGCTATCGCAACTCACCCGCAGGGTTTATTGACGATTGGAGAGACTTCGAATTTCCTCTCCTGATATCTCCTATCCGGCTGGATAGCAAAGTTCCCTTCACAGAGCCAGGTCCTGCCGTGTCCAAAAATACTAAATGCGGTCCGAATCCCAGTCCTGACGATAATACTTGTGAACAGCAGGTCTACGCAGATTACGCGGGTGCCGCCTTGCCAACACGATCCCAATGGAAAGCTACCACCAACGAGACAGATTCGCCTCTACTGTTGGCTAATCCTCATTCCACGGGGCCCTCTGCTGGACACACATCCCTTCTGATCGAGCAAGCAAAAAAAAGAATTCTCGAGTTCTTTTCTGCCACTCCTGGACAGTTCGGTGGCCCACTATCGAGCCGAGCTCTCCCGGACACCACCGGCATTAGTAGAAAAGAAAACCAGCAGTATCCGCAACGACAAGAGACATTTCATCCCGGCTACGAGATTGTTTTCACATCCAATGCGACCGACGCGCTTCGCATTGTTGCCGAAAGGTTTCCCTGGAAGACAGCGAAATCAACGtcttgtcaatgtcaatgcCAGCAAGCGTCAACCCTAGTTTACCCACAAGATTCACACACGTCTGTGGTAGGAATGCGCGGACCAGTCCTACAGAAAGGTGGCCGCTTGATGTGCAGGCCAGCGACCGACTTGCTGTTGGATATGGACAAGCCACAAGGTGTACGCACATGGAGTAGTCTCCCCAATGAAGGGCTCCGGGAAAGTCACCCGTGCAATTGCTGCAAGAATGAGGTGACAAATCATTTGTTAGTATTGGCTGCCGAATGCAACTTTAGTGGCGACCGGAAGAATGTGAAACGCGCATTTCGACGAGTACGCGAAAGCTCGAATGCTATAGAGACGAGTGATCGCTGGTTTACCATGCTCGACATGGCCAAGGCCGCCAGTTCAGCTCCAATCAACTTACGTTCCCTTGATCCAGATTTTGCCTGCGTCTCCTTTTACAAATTGTTTGGAATGCCGACGGGGTTAGGGTGCTTGTTGGTCAAGCGAGGAGCGGCTGTGGAGCTTTTGAAGGAGAATCAGAATATATATTTTGGCGGGGGTTCTGTGGATGTTTTGCTACCAAGCACCGACTTTGTGGTGCATCGATCTGGGCCAACATCTTTGGCGTCTCTTACAAATGGTACTGTTCACTTTCGCGGCATAGCCTCCTTGGTTCACGGGTTTGATGCCCTGGCCCATGTTGGAGGAATGCATTCCATTGAAGGTCACACTGtcactctagctagagaaTTTGCTAGTCGAATCAGCGCAATGCAACACGCGAACTGCCGACCATTGGTGGAGATACACAGTTCATGGGCTAAGGCAGGAAAAGCTCTTCGTCATGGACCCACGGTAACCTTCAACGTGCTGCGTAGCGATGGAGCGTACGTGGGCTTCAACGAAGTCTCTAAACTGGCAGCATTAAATCGACCACCCATACAGATGAGAACAGGATGTTTCTGTAATCCTGGTGCCTGTCAGCTTGCTCTAGGACTCAGTGACAATGATGTCCGGCATAATTACGAAGCTTCCGGTCACGTTTGTGGTGACCAAATGGATGTAATCAACGGTCGACCTACAGGAGCGATCCGTGtcagctttggcaaagatAGTATCTGGGAGGATGCGGACGCAATCGTCACTTTTCTGGAGCGGATCTTCGTATCGGTTCAAAGTTTGGACAATAAGTCCAATGTTGGCTGGGATGCCTCGCCTCGTCGGGTCATGCTGTCCGAAATGTACATTTTTCCAATTAAAAGTTGCGCCGCCTTTCGTGTGAAACGGTGGAAATTTGACGCCATAAGTACGAAACCCGATTTTGATCGAGAATTTGCCTTGGTCGATTCGTCTGGAACAGCCATGCGCCTCCAATCCTACCCCAAAATGGCATACATACAGCCGCATATTGATGTATCGCGACGTGTAATGACCGTTCATGCCCCCGGGCAGTCACCGTTGGAGCTTCACTTGGACACGGATTCTTCGAACACGATCGAGATTGACAGCGTCGTGAAGATTTGCGGCAACCGTTGCGGAGCTCGCGTTTGGGGGGATTGTAGTGTCTCAGAGTGGTTCAGCTCCTTCCTTGGTGTCCAGTGTTGGTTGGCCCGTCATTCTGTCTATGGAAACCAACAAGTTTCGAGCAAATATGCTGTTCCGTCAACAGCAGCAAGACGTCAAAGTGTAGCTTTTGCAAACGAGCAACCCATTTTGCTGATATCTGAGCACGCAGTTGATACTCTAAATGAGTCTCTGAGGGCACAGCACCAAAAGCAAGTCAGCTCCAGGCATTTCCGGCCCAATATGGTGGTCAGGCTAGTCGGGCAACAATTTCAGAACGACGCTCTTCATGCCGAAGACGCCTGGAGCACAATACAGAATAATTCCAAGGAGATTGTCTTTGACGTTGTCGGACCATGCGCTCGTTGCTCGATGGTAGATGTGGACCCATCCTCAGGAATGAAAGGAAACACGCTGCGTGCGCTTGCCGAGTATCGACGCCAAAACGGACAGATCATTTTTGGAATCTTCCTCAAGGGTAGAACTGCTCGCTCAGAGTCTGAGAAGCGAGCCGACATGTGGCTGGAGGAAGGGGATTTTTTCCTTTCCGAATGA